A DNA window from Polyangiaceae bacterium contains the following coding sequences:
- a CDS encoding SLC13 family permease, producing MGHILASSGAHAPPSAGVTWLFAGLLALTVLALALEEKIHAKKSVITGVSAIVCLLLGAVMGVLPFGPVVNVFHESLTLPVFIPAIDWEVIAIIFGASLFVDVTAKSGLFSFIAIKLTKQSGGDPRKLLMFYGVMTVVFSAVLNNVTAMLIVGSLSAVSLDKIERSDKLLGFLLIEGLLTNVGGLLTLISSVPNIIIGNAAGIGFVRFFLVSAPFVAVATTITLLLGARLFQIPSLTTAEEQTAAKHQVEGFDEGDAIESRGFFAFAALMFALFIVGLATASLIPFVRDLGMAYVALAFATVMVVRYKSSVDRLYKALDWDLLLFFASLFIVINVMEHALVLQAIGGALRGVIGLGPKTGAGALLAASAAASSVTDNIPLAAVLGKILSGMPEELATEGMWWSVVFGANLGGNLTPIGSASTVVAVTVMHKHGISIGFGRFVRLAVPFAIAQIILAVIYVVLFVG from the coding sequence ATGGGACACATCCTGGCAAGCAGCGGCGCTCACGCGCCGCCCTCGGCGGGCGTCACCTGGCTCTTCGCGGGGCTCTTGGCGCTGACCGTCCTGGCCTTGGCGCTGGAGGAGAAGATTCACGCCAAGAAGAGCGTGATCACCGGAGTGAGCGCCATCGTGTGCCTGCTGCTCGGCGCCGTGATGGGGGTGCTGCCCTTCGGCCCCGTGGTCAACGTCTTCCACGAGTCGCTGACCCTGCCGGTGTTCATCCCCGCCATCGACTGGGAAGTCATCGCCATCATCTTCGGCGCAAGCCTGTTCGTGGACGTGACGGCGAAGAGCGGTCTGTTCTCCTTCATCGCCATCAAGCTCACGAAGCAGAGCGGCGGCGACCCGCGCAAGCTGCTGATGTTCTACGGCGTGATGACGGTGGTGTTCTCCGCCGTGCTGAACAACGTCACCGCGATGCTGATCGTCGGGTCCCTCTCTGCCGTCAGTCTCGACAAGATCGAGCGCTCCGACAAGCTGCTCGGTTTCCTGCTGATCGAGGGCCTGCTCACCAACGTCGGCGGGCTGCTGACGCTGATCTCCAGCGTACCGAACATCATCATCGGCAACGCCGCCGGCATCGGCTTCGTGCGGTTCTTCCTGGTCAGCGCGCCCTTCGTCGCCGTCGCGACGACAATCACTCTCTTGCTGGGTGCGCGGCTATTCCAGATCCCATCCCTGACCACTGCCGAGGAGCAAACGGCCGCCAAACACCAGGTCGAGGGCTTCGACGAAGGCGACGCCATCGAGAGCCGCGGCTTCTTCGCCTTCGCAGCGCTGATGTTCGCCCTGTTCATCGTCGGGCTTGCGACTGCTTCCCTCATCCCCTTCGTTCGCGATCTGGGCATGGCCTACGTGGCCTTGGCGTTCGCGACGGTGATGGTCGTGCGCTACAAGAGCAGCGTCGATCGCTTGTACAAGGCCCTTGACTGGGACCTGCTGCTGTTCTTCGCCTCGCTTTTCATCGTGATCAACGTGATGGAGCACGCCCTGGTGCTGCAGGCGATTGGAGGCGCGCTTCGCGGCGTGATCGGGCTGGGTCCCAAGACCGGCGCGGGAGCGCTCCTTGCAGCCTCCGCTGCGGCGAGTTCCGTGACCGACAACATTCCGCTGGCGGCGGTGCTGGGCAAGATCTTGAGCGGCATGCCCGAAGAACTCGCCACCGAAGGCATGTGGTGGTCGGTGGTGTTCGGCGCCAACTTGGGCGGCAACCTGACGCCGATCGGCTCGGCTTCCACCGTGGTGGCCGTGACGGTCATGCACAAACACGGCATCAGCATCGGTTTCGGCCGCTTCGTACGCCTGGCCGTTCCCTTCGCCATCGCGCAGATCATCCTTGCCGTCATCTACGTCGTCCTCTTCGTCGGCTGA